In a genomic window of Streptomyces sp. NBC_01142:
- a CDS encoding LuxR C-terminal-related transcriptional regulator → MELTGTAPAAPALAVAYDVIRQPLGEILPRLSTALDGLVPHLAAAELSTHCAHSPFKAYGDRGSVAGRITAAEMHPLAASVPAGQPWQGTARIGGAEYPVLAVASDATPRGALLVLIRSEDSTVPAPDTAVVQAMWDLVTSHFDRLAAEAVPGSLARSRASAGERARVIAELSEAHATALSGLLGVLRSRSLDDAAARAGAVELAVTALVELRAETERDRAIAEEPAVQAFAQLANSLRPLVRYSPVRLELGGPESSRPLAADVAHAARAVVRAVLLTVLEQEGVDRIHVGWHLTESELRATVRDDGPGDISRCTLAPHRVRERLDVLGGRLDVDAVPGWGTTVTATIPLGTPEIAPADPLGSLGARELEVLTHLARGHRNRMIAQELHISESTVKFHVANILTKLGVASRGEASALFHAVA, encoded by the coding sequence ATGGAACTCACCGGAACCGCGCCCGCCGCGCCCGCCCTGGCCGTCGCCTACGACGTGATCAGGCAGCCGCTGGGCGAGATCCTGCCGCGGCTGTCCACGGCCCTGGACGGGCTCGTCCCGCATCTGGCCGCGGCTGAACTGTCCACGCACTGCGCGCACTCACCGTTCAAGGCGTACGGCGACCGGGGCTCCGTGGCCGGACGGATCACCGCGGCCGAGATGCATCCGCTGGCCGCCTCGGTTCCGGCCGGGCAGCCCTGGCAGGGCACGGCCAGGATCGGCGGTGCGGAGTACCCCGTGCTCGCGGTGGCCAGCGACGCGACGCCGCGCGGGGCGCTGCTCGTCCTCATACGCAGTGAGGACAGCACAGTCCCTGCGCCGGACACCGCCGTCGTCCAGGCCATGTGGGACCTGGTGACCAGCCACTTCGACCGGCTCGCCGCCGAGGCCGTGCCGGGCTCGCTCGCCCGGTCGCGGGCCTCGGCCGGGGAGCGGGCCAGGGTGATCGCCGAGCTGAGCGAGGCTCATGCGACCGCGCTGTCCGGGCTGTTGGGCGTGCTGCGCAGCCGCAGCCTCGACGACGCCGCCGCCAGGGCCGGCGCCGTCGAGCTGGCCGTGACCGCGCTGGTCGAGCTGCGCGCCGAGACGGAACGGGACCGGGCGATCGCGGAGGAACCCGCCGTGCAGGCCTTCGCGCAGCTCGCGAACTCACTGCGGCCGCTGGTGCGCTACAGCCCGGTCCGGCTGGAGCTGGGCGGACCCGAATCGAGCCGACCGCTGGCCGCGGATGTGGCGCATGCGGCGCGGGCGGTCGTACGGGCGGTGCTGCTGACCGTGCTGGAACAGGAGGGCGTGGACCGGATCCATGTCGGCTGGCATCTGACCGAGAGCGAACTGCGCGCGACCGTACGGGACGACGGCCCCGGTGACATCTCCCGGTGCACGCTCGCCCCGCACCGGGTCAGGGAGCGGCTCGACGTGCTGGGCGGGCGGCTGGACGTGGACGCGGTGCCGGGCTGGGGTACGACGGTCACGGCGACGATCCCGCTGGGGACGCCGGAGATCGCGCCCGCCGATCCGCTCGGCTCGCTGGGGGCCCGGGAGCTGGAGGTGCTCACGCATCTCGCCCGCGGCCACCGCAATCGCATGATCGCGCAGGAGCTGCACATCAGCGAGTCGACGGTGAAGTTCCACGTGGCGAACATCCTGACCAAGCTGGGGGTCGCCTCGCGGGGCGAGGCCTCGGCGCTCTTCCACGCCGTGGCCTGA
- a CDS encoding NADP-dependent oxidoreductase, which translates to MEAIVFEEFGGPEVLRLAEAEEPHAGPGQVRVKVKAAGVNPVDYKIRSGWMGEFFPTVFPAVPGLEFAGIVDEVGEGVRGAAVGDEVVGWSVTGSYARYALSESFVLKPAGLDWAEAAGLPVVTETAQRVLDLLGVRSGETLLLHGAAGAVGTAAVQLAVAAGATVIGTASAANHDYLRELGATPVAYGDGLVERVRAAAPQGVDAVFDAAGKGALPASIELRGGTTDRIITIADPEAAAHGVPFSAAGTEPPEIAFAGHVLLAAEGRLRMPVVERFPLEEAAKAQVVSEAGHAPGKLVVIPPGA; encoded by the coding sequence ATGGAAGCGATCGTCTTCGAAGAGTTCGGCGGACCCGAGGTACTGCGCCTCGCGGAGGCCGAGGAGCCGCATGCCGGCCCCGGCCAGGTACGGGTGAAGGTCAAGGCGGCAGGGGTCAACCCGGTCGACTACAAGATCCGTAGCGGGTGGATGGGGGAGTTCTTCCCGACCGTGTTCCCCGCGGTCCCGGGCCTGGAGTTCGCCGGGATCGTCGACGAGGTCGGCGAGGGCGTGAGAGGTGCCGCGGTCGGCGACGAGGTCGTGGGGTGGAGCGTCACCGGCTCGTACGCCCGGTACGCCCTGTCCGAGTCCTTCGTCCTCAAGCCCGCAGGCCTGGACTGGGCGGAGGCGGCGGGCCTGCCGGTCGTGACCGAGACCGCGCAGCGGGTGCTCGATCTGCTCGGTGTGCGCAGCGGCGAGACGCTGCTGCTGCACGGAGCGGCGGGCGCGGTCGGCACGGCGGCCGTCCAGCTCGCGGTGGCGGCCGGCGCGACGGTCATCGGCACCGCGTCCGCGGCCAACCACGACTACCTGCGGGAGCTGGGTGCCACCCCCGTCGCGTACGGCGACGGGCTGGTCGAGCGGGTACGCGCGGCGGCTCCCCAGGGTGTGGACGCCGTCTTCGACGCGGCCGGAAAGGGCGCGCTGCCGGCGTCGATCGAGCTGCGTGGCGGCACCACCGACCGCATCATCACCATCGCGGACCCGGAGGCGGCCGCGCACGGGGTCCCCTTCTCGGCGGCGGGCACGGAGCCCCCGGAGATCGCCTTCGCGGGACATGTCCTGCTGGCGGCCGAGGGCAGGCTGCGGATGCCGGTGGTGGAGCGCTTCCCGCTGGAGGAGGCGGCCAAGGCCCAGGTGGTGAGCGAGGCCGGCCATGCGCCGGGGAAGCTGGTGGTCATTCCGCCGGGGGCGTGA
- a CDS encoding sugar O-acetyltransferase translates to MGENKDLMLAGEWYLPDDPELGADTERRSALCAAYNGHQYNGHHANGGTPPAERHTILAELLGSVGKGVRIRPPFQCDYGHAISIGDRTFVNFNAVFLDAAPITIGADVQIGPNVQLLTPTHELDTERRRAGWEKALPVTIGDNVWLGGGVIVCPGVTIGENTVVGAGSVVTRDLPAGVLAVGNPARVVRELTPPAE, encoded by the coding sequence ATGGGCGAGAACAAGGACCTCATGCTGGCCGGTGAGTGGTACCTCCCCGACGACCCCGAACTCGGCGCGGACACCGAGCGCCGTTCCGCGCTCTGCGCCGCGTACAACGGGCACCAGTACAACGGGCACCACGCGAACGGCGGCACGCCGCCCGCGGAGCGCCACACGATCCTGGCGGAGCTGCTCGGGTCGGTGGGCAAGGGCGTACGGATCCGGCCGCCGTTCCAGTGCGACTACGGGCACGCCATCAGCATCGGCGACCGTACGTTCGTCAACTTCAACGCGGTCTTCCTGGACGCCGCACCCATCACGATCGGGGCGGACGTCCAGATCGGGCCGAACGTCCAGCTCCTCACCCCCACCCATGAGCTGGACACCGAGCGCCGCCGGGCCGGCTGGGAGAAGGCGCTGCCCGTCACGATCGGCGACAATGTCTGGCTCGGCGGCGGGGTCATCGTCTGTCCCGGCGTGACGATCGGCGAGAACACCGTCGTCGGCGCGGGCTCGGTCGTCACCAGGGATCTGCCGGCCGGAGTGCTGGCCGTGGGCAATCCGGCCCGCGTCGTCCGCGAACTCACGCCCCCGGCGGAATGA
- a CDS encoding lipoprotein encodes MVRGLVRGVGAGLVPAALVVGMLTGCSKPEPRTLPVVDAESGQSAKGEKGAKGEKSAGEGAAKTAKKAGTVGGSGSPCVLPVTFDLAADWKPEAMKNNDTFGALTAGPVTLVCEIDAKPAGNIGFLRVWTGTSGGDDTRKALEAFVADESKDRDKVEYTETEAGDFSATEVSYLNTNEFLDEPKKERALAVTTPRGVVVLHLGGFDTEEHEEMLPAYELAKKSLRKA; translated from the coding sequence GTGGTGCGAGGTCTGGTACGTGGCGTGGGCGCGGGGTTGGTCCCGGCGGCGCTGGTGGTGGGGATGCTGACCGGCTGTTCGAAGCCGGAGCCCAGAACCTTGCCCGTGGTCGACGCGGAGAGCGGGCAGAGCGCGAAGGGTGAGAAGGGCGCGAAGGGTGAGAAGAGCGCGGGGGAAGGGGCGGCGAAGACCGCCAAGAAGGCCGGCACGGTCGGGGGCTCCGGCTCACCCTGCGTCCTGCCCGTCACCTTCGACCTGGCCGCCGACTGGAAGCCGGAGGCCATGAAGAACAACGACACGTTCGGGGCGCTCACGGCGGGTCCGGTCACGCTCGTGTGCGAGATCGACGCCAAGCCCGCCGGGAACATCGGCTTTCTGCGTGTCTGGACCGGCACCAGCGGCGGCGACGACACCCGCAAGGCGCTCGAAGCGTTCGTCGCGGACGAGTCGAAGGACCGTGACAAGGTCGAGTACACCGAGACCGAGGCCGGCGACTTCTCCGCCACCGAGGTGAGCTACCTCAACACCAACGAGTTCCTGGACGAGCCCAAGAAGGAGCGGGCGCTCGCCGTCACGACCCCGCGCGGTGTGGTTGTCCTGCACCTGGGGGGCTTCGACACCGAGGAGCACGAGGAGATGCTTCCGGCGTACGAGCTGGCGAAGAAGAGCCTGCGCAAGGCCTGA
- a CDS encoding nitrilase-related carbon-nitrogen hydrolase, which yields MRVALAQTDCVLGEVDRNLETAREQIEQAVAQGADLVVFPELSLHGYHLGALKRDTSVEARDPRLLELGTLGADVVIGFHEHTALRAYNTCAHYSGGELLHTHRKLYLPNYLAWEERKHVSPGQTLRAYDLSGGRGRAATLICNDAWQPALPWLAVQDGAEVLFVPTNSAASLDPEAMDTVLYWDTLLSYTARMLQCWVVFVNRVGNENGAAFWGGSRVVDPRGVVVAQVPQWEPGLVTVGIDVHEARRQRRSVPLVAEARLGLIDRLVRRLIDEGGDS from the coding sequence ATGCGAGTCGCACTGGCACAGACCGACTGCGTCCTGGGCGAGGTGGACCGGAATCTTGAGACGGCCAGGGAGCAGATAGAGCAGGCCGTCGCGCAGGGCGCGGACCTCGTCGTCTTCCCCGAGCTGAGCCTGCACGGCTACCACCTGGGCGCGCTGAAGCGGGACACCTCGGTGGAGGCGCGCGATCCGCGGCTGCTGGAGCTGGGGACACTCGGTGCGGATGTGGTGATCGGGTTCCACGAGCACACCGCCCTGCGCGCGTACAACACCTGCGCGCACTACAGCGGCGGCGAACTGCTGCACACACACCGCAAGCTGTACCTCCCCAACTATTTGGCCTGGGAGGAGCGCAAGCACGTCAGCCCGGGACAGACGCTGCGTGCGTACGACCTGTCCGGCGGGCGGGGGCGGGCAGCCACGCTCATCTGCAACGACGCCTGGCAGCCGGCGCTGCCGTGGCTCGCCGTGCAGGACGGCGCCGAGGTCCTTTTCGTACCGACGAACAGCGCGGCCAGCCTCGACCCGGAGGCGATGGACACCGTGCTGTACTGGGACACCCTGCTCTCCTACACGGCGCGGATGCTCCAGTGCTGGGTCGTCTTCGTGAACCGGGTCGGGAACGAGAACGGGGCCGCGTTCTGGGGCGGTTCCCGGGTGGTGGACCCGCGCGGCGTGGTGGTGGCCCAGGTCCCCCAATGGGAGCCAGGACTGGTCACCGTCGGCATCGACGTCCACGAGGCGCGCAGGCAGCGCCGATCGGTGCCACTGGTGGCGGAAGCACGCCTCGGACTGATCGACCGCCTGGTGCGCCGCCTCATCGACGAGGGCGGGGACAGCTGA
- a CDS encoding FtsX-like permease family protein: protein MLTVALAALRARWATFVGSFVALALGVGLIAVMGLGLGSTFDAPERAPERFASSPVVVMGTDSLTVDVRRGPSTVQLSKKLAHPHPVDAGLLRELRALGPVVRRGGPDAVGVDAPAADVRRLVGDRAQVLTGGDRNRADPGPERDAEALVAVNSLLGTAGGVSAFVSVFVVASTFAFAVALRRREFGLLRTAGATPGQIRRLLLTEALVVGTLASAAGCALGAWGAPHLARLLVEGEVAPGWFTIREASWPLHVAFWTGLSVALAGVWAASRRAGRIGPVEALREADVDTGSMAPGRLSAGIVLCAAGVGLLVHGLATDPSGLLKRKTYTTQPMVLITAVALLAPLLVRRVARLLPLPGAIGMLVRENTAASLRRTAAVAAPVLVTVALAGSLLGSAASVTEAEATEARSRTAAHLIVTGEELRQVAEPAGATLSGSASTAVFVREEGSALIRSDARAVTDPAAFADLARLPVVAGDLRDLDDRSIVVNEEWEKHTVGETVHVWLGDGRPVSLRIAAVLAIGTGNHGAYVTSAHVPAAKVDRIDVRLGAGADRESAAASLADSTGGTVRTLDAWADATHPRTSSHTRLGLLVVLGIALVYTTIALAGTLLMATSARAGELGSLRFAGATRAQVLRVVTGEALLAVAVGAVLGVAVTAVSLAGLGAALASLSAPVTITVPWQTAGPALGVCAAVAALSAALSCPRPRR from the coding sequence GTGCTGACCGTCGCTCTCGCCGCCCTGCGCGCCCGCTGGGCCACGTTCGTCGGAAGCTTTGTCGCGCTGGCGCTCGGCGTCGGGCTGATCGCCGTCATGGGTCTCGGCCTCGGCTCGACCTTCGACGCCCCCGAGCGCGCACCCGAGCGGTTCGCGTCCTCGCCGGTCGTGGTGATGGGCACGGACAGCCTCACCGTCGACGTACGCCGCGGGCCCTCCACCGTGCAGCTCTCGAAGAAGCTCGCCCATCCACACCCTGTGGATGCCGGACTCCTGCGCGAGCTGCGCGCCCTCGGTCCGGTGGTCCGCAGGGGCGGCCCCGACGCGGTGGGGGTGGACGCTCCGGCCGCCGATGTACGACGGCTGGTGGGCGACCGCGCCCAGGTGCTCACCGGCGGCGACCGCAACCGTGCCGATCCCGGCCCCGAGCGGGACGCCGAGGCCCTGGTCGCCGTGAACTCCCTGCTCGGCACGGCCGGTGGCGTGTCCGCCTTCGTCTCGGTCTTCGTCGTCGCCTCGACGTTCGCGTTCGCGGTGGCGCTGCGCAGAAGGGAGTTCGGGCTGCTGCGGACGGCGGGCGCCACGCCGGGCCAGATCCGCCGGCTGCTCCTGACCGAAGCCCTCGTCGTCGGCACGCTCGCCTCGGCGGCGGGCTGTGCGCTGGGCGCGTGGGGTGCGCCGCATCTTGCCCGGCTGCTGGTCGAGGGTGAGGTGGCGCCCGGGTGGTTCACGATCCGCGAGGCTTCCTGGCCGCTCCACGTCGCCTTCTGGACCGGTCTGTCCGTGGCACTCGCCGGAGTGTGGGCGGCCTCGCGCCGGGCGGGCCGCATCGGCCCGGTCGAGGCGCTGCGCGAGGCGGATGTGGACACCGGCTCGATGGCGCCCGGCCGCCTGTCGGCCGGGATCGTGCTCTGCGCGGCCGGTGTCGGACTGCTGGTCCATGGACTCGCGACCGATCCGTCCGGCCTGCTGAAACGCAAGACGTACACGACACAGCCCATGGTCCTGATCACCGCAGTGGCGCTGCTCGCGCCACTGCTCGTACGGCGTGTGGCGCGCCTGCTGCCCCTGCCCGGGGCCATCGGGATGCTCGTACGGGAGAACACCGCCGCGTCCCTGCGCCGTACCGCCGCCGTCGCCGCGCCCGTGCTGGTGACCGTTGCCCTGGCCGGTTCGCTGCTCGGCTCGGCGGCCTCGGTGACGGAGGCCGAGGCCACCGAGGCACGCAGCCGGACGGCCGCCCACCTCATCGTCACCGGAGAGGAGCTGAGGCAGGTGGCCGAGCCGGCCGGCGCGACGCTCTCCGGCTCCGCGTCCACCGCCGTCTTCGTACGGGAGGAGGGCAGCGCGCTCATCCGGTCGGACGCCCGCGCGGTCACCGACCCCGCCGCGTTCGCGGACCTGGCCCGGCTGCCGGTCGTCGCGGGCGATCTGCGGGACCTCGACGACCGCTCGATCGTCGTCAACGAGGAGTGGGAGAAGCACACGGTGGGCGAGACGGTCCATGTCTGGCTCGGCGACGGCCGTCCCGTCTCGCTGCGCATCGCCGCCGTGCTGGCGATCGGAACCGGGAACCACGGGGCGTATGTCACCAGTGCCCACGTTCCCGCGGCGAAGGTCGACCGGATCGACGTACGGCTCGGCGCCGGCGCGGACCGCGAATCCGCCGCCGCTTCCCTGGCGGACAGCACCGGCGGGACGGTCCGGACCCTCGACGCCTGGGCCGACGCCACCCATCCCCGCACCAGTTCCCACACCCGCCTCGGCCTGCTGGTCGTCCTCGGCATCGCCCTCGTCTACACGACGATCGCCCTGGCGGGCACCCTGCTGATGGCCACCTCGGCACGGGCGGGCGAGCTGGGCTCGCTGCGGTTCGCGGGCGCCACCCGCGCCCAGGTCCTGCGGGTCGTCACCGGCGAGGCGCTCCTCGCGGTCGCCGTCGGCGCGGTGCTCGGGGTGGCCGTCACCGCCGTCAGCCTCGCGGGCCTCGGCGCGGCGCTGGCCTCGCTCTCCGCACCGGTCACGATCACCGTGCCGTGGCAGACGGCCGGTCCGGCGCTCGGGGTGTGCGCGGCGGTCGCGGCGCTGTCCGCGGCGCTCAGCTGTCCCCGCCCTCGTCGATGA
- a CDS encoding ABC transporter ATP-binding protein produces the protein MTTPAVRLTALRRVHRDVTALDGVDLSFSCGSFTAVMGPSGSGKSTLLQCAAGLDRPTSGSVEIDGLPLGGLSERRLTLLRRDRIGFVFQAFNLIPSLTAAQNVALPLRLAGRRPSRTEIRQALGRVGLEGRARHRPGEMSGGQQQRVALARALITRPAVLFGDEPTGALDTGTSREVLVMLRELADKDGQTIVMVTHDPVAASYADRVVFLVDGRVGGELAAPTAERVAAQLASLEALPC, from the coding sequence ATGACCACACCTGCCGTACGGCTCACCGCCCTCCGCCGCGTCCATCGCGATGTCACCGCCCTCGACGGCGTCGATCTCTCCTTCTCCTGCGGGTCCTTCACCGCTGTCATGGGGCCTTCCGGGTCCGGCAAGTCGACGCTGCTCCAGTGTGCGGCCGGGCTCGACCGGCCGACGTCCGGGAGCGTGGAGATCGACGGGCTCCCGCTCGGCGGGCTGAGCGAGCGGCGGCTCACGCTGCTGCGGCGGGACCGGATCGGGTTCGTCTTCCAGGCGTTCAATCTCATCCCCTCGCTGACCGCCGCGCAGAATGTAGCCCTGCCGCTGCGGCTGGCGGGCCGCCGTCCTTCCCGTACGGAGATACGGCAGGCGCTGGGCCGGGTCGGCCTCGAGGGACGGGCCCGGCACCGGCCGGGGGAGATGTCCGGCGGGCAGCAGCAGCGCGTCGCGCTCGCGCGGGCGCTGATCACCCGGCCCGCCGTGCTCTTCGGCGACGAGCCGACCGGGGCGCTGGACACCGGGACCAGCCGTGAAGTCCTCGTCATGCTGCGAGAGCTGGCGGACAAGGACGGGCAGACGATCGTGATGGTGACGCACGATCCGGTGGCGGCGTCGTACGCGGACCGGGTCGTGTTCCTGGTCGACGGGCGGGTCGGCGGCGAGCTGGCGGCGCCGACCGCCGAGCGGGTCGCGGCGCAGCTGGCGAGTCTGGAGGCCCTACCGTGCTGA
- a CDS encoding DUF2786 domain-containing protein, producing the protein MSTVGTVEKALAAALYADGDEGLDTGASLLAADPATDGELRQRGEEFVRRAWERGWQPADVVRLVRRELDEPHQRLAAELITGESGRYEHLAPRWTAQLAELAQQPYRADRFSYATTLLELYRLLVRLPAIEAVGPVPGTPFSAGPSPDEPRMLTRIRALLAKAEATGFPQEAEALTAKAQELMARHSVDEAVLAARTHRTDAPAACRIGVDAPYETAKAILLDAVASANRCRAVWNSAFGFSTVVGFDADLEGVELLYTSLLVQGTAAMTRAEAGQRAGGRKRTKTFRQSFLMAYASRLGERLATATDQVTSASAEDLLPVLVARDVAVTGRAEQMFPETTTTRVRGVSDEAGWVHGRAAADSARMARDTERGRGQLPS; encoded by the coding sequence GTGAGCACGGTCGGTACGGTCGAGAAGGCCCTCGCCGCCGCGTTGTACGCGGACGGGGACGAGGGGCTCGACACCGGCGCCTCCCTCCTCGCCGCCGACCCGGCCACCGATGGCGAACTGCGGCAGCGCGGCGAGGAGTTCGTCCGCCGGGCGTGGGAACGCGGCTGGCAGCCCGCCGATGTCGTACGGCTCGTACGGCGCGAGCTCGACGAGCCCCATCAGCGGCTCGCCGCCGAGTTGATCACGGGGGAGAGCGGGCGGTACGAACACCTCGCCCCGCGCTGGACGGCACAGCTCGCCGAACTCGCACAGCAGCCGTACCGCGCCGACCGCTTCTCGTACGCCACCACCCTGCTGGAGCTGTACCGCCTGCTGGTCCGGCTGCCCGCGATCGAAGCGGTCGGCCCGGTCCCGGGCACCCCCTTCTCGGCCGGGCCCTCGCCGGACGAGCCGCGCATGCTCACCCGGATCCGCGCGCTGCTGGCCAAGGCGGAGGCGACCGGCTTTCCGCAGGAGGCGGAGGCGCTCACCGCCAAGGCGCAGGAGCTGATGGCGCGGCACAGCGTCGACGAGGCCGTGCTCGCCGCCCGGACCCACCGGACCGATGCGCCCGCGGCCTGCCGGATCGGGGTGGACGCGCCGTACGAGACGGCCAAGGCGATCCTGCTCGACGCGGTCGCCTCCGCGAACCGCTGCCGCGCCGTGTGGAACAGCGCCTTCGGCTTCTCCACGGTCGTCGGCTTCGACGCGGATCTGGAGGGGGTCGAGCTGCTCTACACCTCGCTGCTGGTGCAGGGGACGGCGGCGATGACGCGGGCGGAGGCGGGCCAGCGGGCCGGCGGCCGCAAGCGTACGAAGACCTTCCGGCAGTCGTTCCTGATGGCGTACGCGAGCCGGCTCGGCGAGCGGCTCGCCACGGCGACGGACCAGGTGACATCGGCAAGCGCCGAGGACCTGCTCCCGGTCCTGGTGGCGCGGGACGTGGCCGTCACCGGCCGTGCGGAGCAGATGTTCCCCGAGACCACGACCACGCGGGTGCGTGGGGTCAGCGACGAGGCGGGCTGGGTGCACGGCAGGGCGGCGGCGGACAGCGCGCGGATGGCGCGGGACACGGAGCGGGGACGCGGTCAGTTGCCGTCGTAG
- the rpsN gene encoding 30S ribosomal protein S14 codes for MAKKSKVARNERRKAIVERYATRRAELKEIIRRPGTSEDERLSAQSELRRQPRDASPTRVRNRDSVDGRPRGHLRKFGLSRVRLREQAHAGFLPGVRKSSW; via the coding sequence ATGGCGAAGAAGAGCAAGGTCGCCCGCAATGAGCGGCGCAAGGCGATCGTGGAGCGGTACGCGACGCGACGGGCGGAGTTGAAGGAGATCATCCGCCGGCCCGGCACCAGCGAGGACGAACGACTGTCCGCACAGAGCGAGTTGCGGCGACAGCCTCGTGACGCGAGCCCGACACGGGTACGGAACCGGGACAGTGTGGACGGCCGGCCGCGCGGCCATCTGCGGAAGTTCGGCCTGTCCCGGGTGCGGCTGCGGGAGCAGGCCCACGCCGGATTCCTCCCGGGCGTACGCAAGTCCTCCTGGTAG
- the rpmB gene encoding 50S ribosomal protein L28, translating to MSAHCQLTGAQPGFGNHISHSHRRTSRRFDPNIQRKRYWLPSEGRHVRLTLSARAIKTVDTIGIEAAVARIRARGVRV from the coding sequence GTGTCCGCGCACTGCCAGCTGACCGGGGCCCAGCCGGGCTTCGGCAACCACATCTCCCACTCGCACCGGCGTACGTCGCGCCGCTTCGACCCCAACATCCAGCGCAAGCGCTACTGGCTGCCGAGCGAGGGCCGCCATGTCCGGCTCACACTCAGCGCCCGCGCGATCAAGACCGTCGACACGATCGGGATCGAGGCCGCCGTGGCCCGGATCCGCGCCCGGGGAGTGAGGGTCTGA
- the rpmG gene encoding 50S ribosomal protein L33, with product MARNELRPVIKLRSTAGTGFTYVTRKNRRNNPDRMTLRKYDPVVGRHVDFREER from the coding sequence ATGGCACGCAACGAACTCCGCCCGGTCATCAAGCTCCGCTCCACCGCGGGCACCGGCTTCACCTACGTGACCCGCAAGAACCGCCGCAACAACCCCGACCGCATGACGCTGCGCAAGTACGACCCGGTCGTCGGCCGGCACGTCGACTTCCGCGAAGAGCGCTGA
- a CDS encoding type B 50S ribosomal protein L31, producing MKPGIHPAYRPVVFRDKAADFAFLTRSTATSEKTVEWEDGNTYPVIDVEISSVSHPFCTGTARVLDTAGRVERFERRYGGGR from the coding sequence ATGAAGCCAGGAATCCACCCCGCGTACCGCCCCGTCGTCTTCCGTGACAAGGCGGCCGACTTCGCCTTCCTCACCCGCTCGACCGCGACCAGCGAGAAGACCGTCGAGTGGGAGGACGGCAACACCTACCCCGTCATCGACGTCGAGATCTCCTCCGTGAGCCACCCCTTCTGCACAGGGACCGCGCGTGTGCTCGACACGGCCGGCCGCGTGGAGCGCTTCGAGCGGCGTTACGGCGGCGGGCGGTGA
- a CDS encoding GTP-binding protein, which yields MSRPVLPVAIVGGLHSDARKAAVARLLETVPGSVALHHDLATAVQGTVVRTVRDATGTLSTGDAPLVNDCACCALSEDLVPELERLADGGLTRLAVVELWDSVEPKAMAEVVAAHGGERLAVTAVMTAVDPALLLSCLGNGDDLMDAGLAAAATDRRTIADTWARQLEYAPVLAVVDSEEADDEDRALLAQLHPTARRVAVEGPELGIAALAGFDVEAAAAAQHPACALLPQDADDCGVGTYVWHRDRPFHPERLYRALEDLTCAAARSRGRFWLADRPDTLLAWDAAGGALCVESAGPWLASLPDAAWEMVPPVRRAAAALDWHPEHGDCCQHLVFTSPGLDRGGLAQLLESCLLTDAEYAAGREAWKRLPPAFDSLLEV from the coding sequence GTGAGCCGGCCCGTCCTGCCCGTCGCCATCGTCGGCGGGCTGCACTCGGACGCCCGCAAGGCCGCCGTGGCCCGGCTGCTCGAAACCGTCCCCGGCAGCGTCGCGCTCCACCATGACCTCGCCACCGCCGTACAGGGCACGGTCGTCCGCACCGTGCGCGACGCCACCGGAACGCTCTCCACCGGTGACGCGCCGCTGGTCAACGACTGCGCCTGCTGCGCCCTGAGCGAGGACCTGGTGCCGGAGCTCGAGCGGCTCGCGGACGGCGGGCTGACCCGGCTCGCGGTCGTCGAACTCTGGGACTCGGTCGAGCCCAAGGCGATGGCCGAGGTCGTCGCGGCGCACGGCGGCGAGCGCCTCGCCGTGACCGCGGTGATGACCGCCGTCGACCCGGCACTCCTGCTGTCCTGCCTCGGCAACGGCGACGACCTGATGGACGCCGGACTCGCGGCCGCCGCCACCGACCGGCGCACGATCGCCGACACCTGGGCGCGCCAGCTGGAGTACGCGCCCGTGCTCGCCGTCGTCGACAGCGAGGAGGCCGACGACGAGGACCGCGCGCTGCTGGCCCAGCTGCACCCGACCGCCCGCCGGGTCGCCGTCGAGGGGCCCGAGCTGGGCATCGCGGCGTTGGCCGGCTTCGACGTGGAGGCGGCCGCGGCCGCGCAGCATCCGGCCTGTGCGCTGCTGCCGCAGGACGCGGACGACTGCGGAGTCGGCACGTATGTCTGGCACCGCGACCGCCCGTTCCATCCCGAGCGGCTCTACCGGGCGCTGGAGGATCTGACCTGCGCAGCGGCCCGCAGCCGTGGGCGCTTCTGGCTTGCCGACCGGCCGGACACCCTGCTGGCCTGGGACGCCGCGGGCGGCGCGCTCTGTGTGGAGAGCGCGGGCCCGTGGCTCGCCTCGCTGCCGGACGCCGCCTGGGAGATGGTGCCGCCGGTCCGCAGGGCGGCGGCCGCGCTGGACTGGCACCCCGAGCACGGGGACTGCTGCCAGCACCTGGTCTTCACCTCGCCGGGCCTGGACCGCGGCGGTCTGGCCCAGCTGCTCGAATCCTGCCTGTTGACCGATGCCGAGTACGCCGCGGGCCGCGAGGCCTGGAAGCGGCTGCCGCCCGCCTTCGACTCTCTCCTGGAGGTCTGA